A part of Escherichia marmotae genomic DNA contains:
- the nrdR gene encoding transcriptional regulator NrdR, with product MHCPFCFAVDTKVIDSRLVGEGSSVRRRRQCLVCNERFTTFEVAELVMPRVVKSNDVREPFNEEKLRSGMLRALEKRPVSSDDVEMAINHIKSQLRATGEREVPSKMIGNLVMEQLKKLDKVAYIRFASVYRSFEDIKEFGEEIARLED from the coding sequence ATGCATTGCCCATTCTGTTTCGCCGTGGACACTAAGGTTATTGACTCTCGTCTCGTGGGCGAGGGTTCATCCGTACGCCGCCGTCGGCAGTGTCTGGTGTGTAATGAACGTTTCACCACGTTTGAAGTGGCGGAACTGGTTATGCCACGCGTTGTTAAAAGCAACGACGTGCGCGAACCGTTTAATGAAGAAAAATTGCGTAGCGGAATGCTGCGGGCGCTGGAAAAACGTCCGGTAAGTTCCGATGACGTCGAAATGGCGATTAACCATATAAAGTCACAGCTCCGCGCCACCGGTGAGCGCGAGGTGCCGAGCAAGATGATTGGCAATCTGGTGATGGAGCAATTGAAAAAACTCGATAAAGTCGCCTATATCCGTTTTGCCTCTGTCTATCGCAGTTTCGAAGATATCAAAGAATTTGGCGAAGAGATCGCGCGCCTGGAGGACTAA